TTTACTTGCCAGAGGATGAGCCCCCAGGACAGTGACCACCCCTGTCTTTTCACTACTCTCTTCCCAGTGTCCTGCACGGGCCTGACCCCCAAGGAAGGGACACGGGTGGGCACGGCCTCTTCCAGGCactgccctctcccctgccctcactGTGGCCGCCTCAGATTTCAGGGAGGCCCGTGTGTGTGGGAAGTAGGTGCGCGgtgaggttgggggtgggggtggagagaactAGCTTGTCGTTTGGCGCCTACTCTCTCTACCAGGTATTGTCTATACCATACAAGTTCTGTTTTGTGGACACGGAACCCCTTTGGAAAGGAAACTGGGGCTCCGGGAGGTCAAGTGGCATCTTCAGGGTTGCCCAGCCATGTCCACCCCAGTCCACAGCCTCTCTGCGTGCTGCCTAAAACCCCGTGGGTCCCCCCAGTTGGCAGAAAGTTGGACTCAAGTCATTGGCGACCCcgtgggtgggtgggcaggtggtgTAGGTGCACTGTGGCCGGAGCAGAAGGACTGGGGAGCACAGCTTGAGACCCTTCTGTGCCCAGGATGAGGGCTCTGGGTGCTggcttccccctgcccctgggtGCTGTGTGGAGGCGGGCGAGCCCTGGCCTGTGGAGGAATGAAGTGGGAGCATGTGGAGTTGGGAACCGGGGCCCCACTGGCCTGTTCAAGGCTTTGGGCGTGGTTGGTTTTTTTAGTTTGGGGGGGATTTTTGTGGTAAATATGGTGTAATGTTAAAATCgccatttttaaccatttttcagtAGACAATTCTGCAGCGTTAAGTACACTGACAGTGTTGTGCAAGCAACACCATTATTTCCAAAATATGGTTTTCGTCACCCCAAACAAACTCCATGCCCGTGAAGCAGCAGCTCCCTGTCCTCGCGCGTCCCGGCCCCTGGGAGCCCTAACATGCCTTCCGCCTCCGTGAAGGGACCTGCTCTAGACGCTGCGCGCACGCAGACCCATTCAGTGTCCGTCCCgctgtgactggcttcttccactcgGCATCGTGTGCTCCAAGGCCCTAGCACTGAAGTGTGTCTCAGTGGTACTTCGTtcctttttacagctgaataacgTTCCACTGcgtggatagaccacattttgtcttatccatttatttggcaaggcttttcaaaatgtaaacGATGTAAGTCAGTCGCCAATATTTTTAAATCCGAGTATTTACCTAATGGTGTAGATTTCCAGTTTCTTCCAACAGTTTGGAATGCGTGATCTGGATCCTGGTACCTCCCGCTCGCACCTGCCCAGCAGCTTCCCGTACTAGACTAAGGCAGCCTctgagtagggggaagggggtGCCGCCACTGGAGCCAGTACCTGGGGCCAGCTGGCCGAGCAGCACAGGTGCACAGGCCTGGGGCAAGGAATTGGCAGCTCCAGGAATCTGGGCCAGCCTGGGCTCCTGAGCTGCAAGGGGCCCGGGAGCATgcacacctcccctccccccttcccctgtgCCCCTTCACCCCTGCCAGAGGTATAGGGCAAGGAAGCTAACCTGGTCAGCGAGGCAGGCAGTTGGGGTGCCACCTCTGGGCTGGTGCAGGGCTGTGGCAGCACAGGAGGCTGTGGGCCTGATGCCCATGCTGAGCACGGGGACCTTGGCTCACTGGGTGCCAGGCATGGTGCCCCCCACCCAGTAACCCTTTTCTTGGAGGAAGACCAAGCCCTCCAAGGTCAGGCAGCTGGCCTCTTGGGGATGATGCCAGGGTGTGAAGTCTCACCTGCAAATAGGAGTTCCCAGGACCAGCAGGTGTGGGTGTCCATCCTTGCCTTCCAGATCCTCAGCTCCAGAAGAGGCTTCTGAGTGTGTGAGGGCATCTTCAGCCACAACAGGTCTTGCCTCGGTGGAAAGTGGGCAGCTGTCAGGACTCACCTGGGCCAGGCTAAGGAGGCATGAAGTCTCCAGGAGGGACAAGGGACCAGCTTTGTCAGGGCTGTGAGTACCTCCTTCCTAGAGACCTTGGAGGAGGCCTGCCCTGAGGAGGCAGCATTGAGCCAGGCCTTGAAGGCCGACGGAAATTTTCTGAGCTTGAAAGCACCGCGGCAGGCAGACAGCAGAGCCCAAGCAAAGGCCTGGAGATGGGAGGCCCTGCGGCCGCCAACGGAGTGGGATCCGGGCTACAGAGGCCCTGAGCCTAAGAACACACCCGGCCGCAGCCTGGGCTGTACCATGCAAGGCTATAGAACCAAGGAGTAATGAGTAGGCCCGCCCTGGAAAAAAGGTGGAGTGGAGACAGGGGTGTGACTGCAGGGAAGGAGAGCAGCCACTCTCCTCGGTTGGGAGATGCCCCTCCTGGAGGGCCAGCACCTGCGTTGCCCTTGTTACTCTATGTCCCAGCCTGGGACCGGGCCAGCctgcagtaggtgctcagtaaatactgccAGGTGATTTGTTCATTCTAGGCTGGTCGCTGGAGATCAGCGAGGTGGGGGGAAGCAGGCCCATCTGTGATGGAGGAGAAAGGGGACGGCGATGGGTGGTGAGGGTCCGCAGGTGGCAGGGCCGCAGGCCAGAGGGCACTCTGGGGTGCAGCTGAGTAAGCCCAGAGCCGAGCCTGGAGCTGCCCTGCCTGCAGGAGGATGGGGGAGCGGTGGCCgcccagaggaagagggggaggggcagcccagccCGGGGGACCTGCGGCAGCCGAGGGGGAGGGGTGCCACTTCACCGCGGCCTTTCCCATCCCCCTCTGCCCAGGGCTCGGCGGCTTGATGGGcagccgggccccgcccccgggcagcCGGGAGCCCAGCGATTGGTTGGGGTGCCCGAGCCGCTCGTCGCCATGGGGACACTCCGGTGGTGCGCGTGCCCAATGCCCAGCCCCGGGGACTAAATCTTCATAATCTGCCggccgggaggtgggggtggggcctcGGGCGACCCTGGCCTGGGGGaaggggcggcctgggtggcgGTCAGGCTCGCTGtggccacccctcccccagcagctccGGGCACCTGGGCGCCCCCGGGAGCCGCGCGGGACTCACCTGACAGTGACCCGGGGAGCTGGAGTGGCTTTGGCCTCTGCCATCTCAGCTGGTTGGGCAGGAGGCCGGGCCTGGATTGGGGAGAGGGGCCGGGACTTCGATCTGAGAAAGTCTAGCCCCTCGGTTCAAGTtccgcgcccccacccccacccccgcagtgTTGTGCTCTCCGCAGCAGGGGGCGCCCTCAGCAGAGCTTTGTTGGGCTGTCACCTCTGGAAAGCAGGGATGGCCCCTTGAGGTACAGGGAGTGCAGACCTCAGACCCCGCAATCCCGGCTCTGGGTGGCCTGACACAGGAGGCAGCTGTGGGGGTCAGCTGCCAGGACAAGGCTGGGCCTGCGTGCAGGAAGGAGTGGGGCGGGGGTGTCACAGCAGGGCTAATGCATTAGCCAGGTTCTCCTTAGGCGGATGCAGGAAGTTGAGAGCCTGCTGTGGGGAGAGGGTGTGAAGGGGTAAGGCAGAGGTgagtgagaggaagagggggCTGCTAGTCAAGCCCCTAGTGGCCTCTAGGGTGTCCGAGGACCTCTGGCATGCAGCAGGCTTGTCAGACTTGAGCTTGCAGCCATTCACTCCCCAAAGCCTCCCTTGAGCCCTTGATGTGGTGTCGTGGGCTTGGAGTGCAGGGGGCCACCATGTCTGGCACACTCTACTCCTGATGGTCTGTTTTCTGGTGGAAGGACCCTGCCCTTACGTCAAGTAGGGGCAGAGCTCGCCTCTTGGAGCCCCTAAAGGGGACAGCCATGCTCATCTCCTGCCCAGAGATGCTGGTGAGGACCACGGGCAAGTATTCCTTGTGGCTGGTATGGCCATCATACCCCAGGGGGCTTGTAGGGTCAGTAGGTGCTGGGGTGGAGCCTCACACCCAGGCCTCTTGTTCCAGATGACTCCTCCTCTGAGAGTGGCAGCGGCAATGGCTCTTCCACCCTGAACCCATCCACATCGAGCAGCACGCAGGGCGACCCCGCCTTCCCCGAGATGAATGGCAACGGTGCTGTGGCCCCCATGGACTTCACCGCCACCTCCGAAGATCAGCCCATCAACCTGTGCGACAAGCTCCCGCCGGGCACGGCGCTCAGCACGCCCTCCTACCCCTCAGACGGCTGCGGCACCGATGGACTGCGGAGTCGCGTCAAGTACGGGGTGAAGACCACCCCTGAGGTGTGTGGGGCTGTGGGCCTCCTGAGCCACGAGCCTCCTTCTTCCTGTACATGTCAGGGTTGTGCAAGGCTGACGTGAAATCACATGCGCCCAGCGCTGTGACCCCAGGTCAGCACAGAGGCCCTGGCTGCGGAGGCTTCGGCCGAGAGCTCATACAGTGTGTGGCCTCAGTCAAGGCCTTCCCTTCTCGGAGCCGCTTGGCCTCAGTCAAGGCCTTCCCTTCTCGGAGCCGCTGTCACCATCTGTGAAGAGCGCTGGGCCCCGGCCTTAGTGGAGGTGATGTGTGGCCTATTCCCAGAATAGTCTGCTGCACGTTACAGCAGCAAGAGGCCACAATCAGCACTGAGGCCTTCCGCCCACAACTTTGCATGCTGTCCCCTTTTACAGATGCAGAGAAGGAACGAAGCCTTTGCAGCCCCAGGGATGTGGATGTTTGCAACCCAGTAGATCAGGCTGATGCAGGGTGGGCCTGGGAGAAGGGTGGCCGATGCAGGTGCCCCCACCACTGGACACTCCTCCCTGCTTCCCGGGGCCCCCTCGCCCTCCTACAAGCTGCCTCTGGCCACTAAGGTTTCCCGCGGTGGTGCAGCGCTGCATTGAGCACATGAACGCTCTTGGGAGAGTTTTCTcctgccagggctggggggccAGAGGTGACTTCTCGGAGCCCTACACCCCCAGCCTCCAACCATGTACCTCTACACAGGTACATGGTTGTACCtttccctccctgggcctcttcTGCACAGGGTGTGGGGTGGGTGCCAGGCTGGCCTCTGATGGCCTGTCTCATGGGAAAGTTCTGTACCGATGAGGGGGTGTTCAGCTGTCACTGTGTCTGAGCCCAGGCCACAGAGCAGGTGCTGGCCAGAGCATGGTCTTCCCCCTCCAAGTccaagaggcaggctccctgcactgagcagatagagctgcagagggagagtccGCCATCATGACCTCAGGCCACGTATGTGGGCCAAAGAAGGGAGATGGGAGCGTCAGTGCCACCGGCAGCTTGTGTCTTGCGGTTTCTATCTCTGTCTCCTCTGGCCCTGGCATAGGACTTGGCTAAGGAGCGGCCTGGGAATGTGACTTGCCCAGGGCCTAGGAGGTGTTTTGACTCTCCACCACAAGTCTGGCATGACCCAGCAAGAGGCCGGAGGACCTAGGTGTCTCTGCTCCTTGTAAAGTCTGTGTAAGGGTCAAGAGCTGGGCACTGGGCCAGAGGCCCTGGGAGGGCCGATCCCTGTGGGCAGGTCACAGGAAGCCTGGTGGTGGCAGCCGCTGCAGGCCTGGGTGCCGGCCAGTGTCCATCTTCATCTGTTTGTTCTTCAGCAAGAGCTGGGATCCCAAGAAGAGGCTTATTCTGGGAGGAGTTCCTGTGGTGGGAAGAGACCGCAGGTCCCTTCTTTGCCGTAGGATAGGGTGACTGCCTGGTGAGCTGGGCCTGGTTCCCACTCccccttccttttgtttttttttttttaagattttatttatttattcatgagagacacagagagaaagagaagcagagacacaggcagaaggaggagcaggctccatgcagggagcccgacatgggactctctcccaggtctccaagatcacgccctgggctgaaggcggcgctaaactgctgagctaccccgggctgcccccactcCCCCGTTCTACATACACCCTCTGCATGGGGGCTCACAGTGTCTCCTTGGGGGTGGCAGCAGACAGGAGAACCCCAGCCTGGCAGCTTCGGGAATGCACTTTGCCTAATGGACCTGTCGCCTTGGCTGGTTCCCTCTCCCAGCCCATCTGTTCCTCCTGACAGACAGCACACTCGCCGCCTGCGTGACAGCTCAGTTGCCAGCTCAGGGTTGCAGCCCCCTGAGGATCAGGGAGGAAAACCCCAAAGCCAGAACCAGAAGAGGCTGTGGCTAGTGGCGGGAACCCAGCCTGCACCCACCTGTCCCTCGCACGATGTGGTGGCAGGGCCCTGCATGGGCACCACTGCTGAGTAAAGCACTGACACCTCTGCTCAGTGCCTCCGGGGCCCCAGGCTGCACTTACACCGTGGCAGGCAGGCGGTCCTGCCTACAGCCGCCAGGGAGGGGTGGCAACACTGGTGCCTCCGATTCATagaagggagcagggaggggaggtggtgcAGGACCTTGGAATTGTGGCTGGCTCACCGTCCCGGTCCCCAAGCTCACTATGGCCATCAGAGACCAAGAGCGGGCCTGCTCTGACCCTCTGGCCCTCGCCCCTTCTCAGTCGCCCCCTTACAGCTCCGGCAGCTATGATTCCATCAAGACTGAGGTCAGTGGCTGCCCTGAGGACCTGACGGTGGGCCGGGCCCCCACAGCAGATGACGATGATGACGACCATGATGACCACGAGGACAATGACAAGATGAACGACTCTGAGGGCATGGACCCCGAGCGCCTCAAGGCCTTCAACGTGAGCGCCAGCGAGAGCCAGGctgggtggcgggggggggggcgggagctATGGCCAGGGCCAGCCTTCCCCACGGCCTGTGTCTCCCGCAGATGTTTGTGCGGCTCTTTGTGGACGAGAACTTGGACCGCATGGTGCCCATCTCCAAGCAGCCCAAGGAGAAGATCCAGGCCATCATTGAGTCCTGCAGCCGGCAGTTTCCCGAGTTCCAGGAGCGGGCTCGCAAGCGTATCCGCACGTACCTCAAGTCCTGCCGGCGCATGAAGAAAAACGGCATGGAGATGGTGAGCCCCTCCTCCCGTCCCCGGTCCCCTCTGCACCACCACTGGCCTCCAGCCACACCCCCGGGGCTCCTTGGTGCTCCGGCCAGACTATTCCCTCTCCAGTATCCCTGGAAGCAGGCACTGCATTCCCAGACTCAtagaggagggggctggggctggggctggagagggCCCAGAAAGGTTATACGGctccagaaatcatgacctggggcCCACACCCCAGCCCTGTGCCTGCCACCTCCGGGGCAGGGTCTGGGTAAGCCCCAACATGGCTCCGTCCCCGCTCTGCCTCCAGACCAGACCCACGCCTCCCCATCTGACCTCGGCCATGGCAGAAAACATCCTGGCAGCTGCCTGCGAGAGCGAGACAAGAAAAGCAGCCAAAAGGATGCGCCTGGAGATCTACCAGTCCTCCCAGGTGTGTgctccccagcagccctgggcagcaggggtgggcggggcgggggcggtcCTCAGAGCAGAGAGAGCTGCAGCAGGGCAGATGTGCAAAGTCCAGCACCAAGGCCCGGCACACCTAGGGAGTCTGGCCTCCCAGAGGGTTCTCAGCTAGGCAGGAGCAGATCAAATCTGGCCTACAGAGACGTGAGCAGAGTCCCACAGGCCACAGCACTGGGTCCCAGGGACAAGGGTCAGTGCCTGCCACCCCTCGGGTCCCCTAGCGCTTTCCTCCCCTCTCTGTAGGACGAGCCCATCGCCCTGGACAAGCAGCACTCTCGGGACTCCGCAGCCATCACCCACTCCACCTACTCACTGCCAGCCTCCTCCTACTCCCAGGACCCCGTGTACGTCAACGGTGGCCTCAACTACAGTTACCGCGGTTACGGGGCCTTGGGCAGCAACCTgcagccccctgcctccctccaaaCAGGAAATCACAGTAATGGTGAGTGCGGGGGACCCAGGCTCCCTGGCTTCCTGACCAGAACCCAGGTCCATGTGGATTGCAGCCTCAGGGAACGGAGCCAGGCAGGCCGGGAAGCAGAAGCCCGCAGGGAAGGTGCCTCCCTCATGGCACAGGGGACCTTCCCCATTTCATAGTCTCAGGCAGTCCTTGGATTGGAAGGTGAGAAAAACGGGCTGGTTAAAACAAAAAGCTGCCCCGTCCTTTCTTGCCTCCAGGGAGGCTTGCTCCAGTGCTTCGCTGGATACACTGTGGGGCCTATCCCTGCTTCCGCTCCCCGAGGACCACCATGAGCCAAGCCCTGCTCTACATGGGTCGAATCCTCTCCACACTCCTGCCTTACCTGTGATGACCAAAGCACGGTGACATGGTCCCTCGGAGTTGACGGCAGAGCCAGCATCTAGCCCTGGCATGGCCCGGTTTCTGCTGCGTCCTGGGGAGCTGGCTGAGTGGCTCTCCAGGCCTCAGCCTGTGTCCCTGCACTACGGAGCCCTATCTAGGTCACCCGGAGCGATGGTTAACTGTCTGGCCCCCTCCACTACCCCGTGAAGCTGGTAATTCCTTAGGTGCTCCCCGCAGTACTTCCCGGGTGCCTCTGATGCAGACAAGATATGGCCCAGTGGTTGGGAAACAGTCCCTGAAAAGATGCAGACCTCCCTGTGGTGTCAGGGGCTGCCCTGAGTGGGAACCAGAGTGAGGACCTCAGACCCATTCACCTTGGGCCCCATAGATcccagggagggtgggtgggggaggcagcagggaaaGAGCAGGCTCTGCTGGTGGAGAACAGCTTGGTGGCCTCGGGGAATGGGCAGGGCATGGGTGGGGGTGACCTCAGGGCTTTTGGGACAGGACACTTGGattttgttgtgtgtgtataGTGGGAGCGACCGATCAGTTTTAAGCAGAGGGCTGTGAGCTATGCGCTGCCTGCCCTGTGGTGAGATTGGTACTGGAAGGGCAGGAGGCAGAAGCTGTGTGCACTGAGGGTCCTGCAGAGGCAAAGGGGTAGGAGAGCTGAGGGTGACCCCAAGTTGAATAGATTAGAGGAGGGTGCCACCCACAGGCCATGAAACTCTGGTTCGAAGTCTCGGCCAGCGTGCCTGAGAGTTCCTCTCAAGCCCTGTCTTTGGCTGCAGGGGACCCCTCGCTGTACCCAGGCAGCAAGGGAGGGGCTGGTTCTGCCCCTGGCAGAGAGCCCGACACCCCCTCTGCTCACCTTGCCCAACCACCACGAAGTGTGTGCAAGTCCCTGGAAGACTCCTGCCTGGGCTTAATTTCTCATCCCTTCCTAATGCCTCTTAACCTAAAATAAGAGGCTGCCTGGCCTTAATCCCTGAAGCTGAGGCCGGAACAGCCAGCTGCACTGAGAGGTGGTACTGCTGTCCCGGAAGGGCTGCTTTCCTTCCAGAAGGAAGAGCCATCTGACTGCCCTGCTGAGTATCTGAAGACAGGTCCCAAGGCAGTGAGGTCAGGACCCTTAGACATGGCGAGCCAAAGGCCCCCGCGTCCTTCCCAGGCTGTGGGCGATGGTGACAAGCCCCCACCTAGTGCCACACACCATGGCCTGGCTGCAGCATGGCTACAGCCCCTGGGCCCCATTCGTACCTACCAGAGAGGCTCCAGCAGCAGCCAGCTCTTCCTGGGAGGGAGGCAGTTGGCTCTGCCCCTGTGCTTCCCAGGGGTTCTGTTCCTTTTTGTAAGCACCCCGCTTCCTTAGAGGTGGGTGGAGAGGTCCCTGAGAAAGACACGTGCTCAGTTAGCTCCCACCCCAGGGTGGCACAGGTGCTGGGAGCCCTGGCTTGGAGTCCAGCAGCTGGAGAATGACCACGGGCAGCTgtcccagccctgctgccctccATGGCAGCTGGCGGTCCTTGCAGCCATCTTTCTTCCGTCATGCCAGTGCCTCCACAGAGCCACTCCATGAGTGGCTCCTTGCTCCTCGCTGTGCTCATCAGGTTGTCATTGGGAGGTGCAACTGAGATTTGATAGAATCGGCTTGGCCTTTCTTTCCTGGGGTGCTGGACAACTCGGACCCTCTCTTGCCCCTGTAGCAACCCCACCTCAATGTCAGCACGAGAGCCCATGGGAGGGTGGCTCCAGAGCAGACTGGCTGCAGGAGATAGGGACAGTCTCCCGTCCAGGCCCTGGCCACCATCTGACAGCCACAGAAGAACAGCTGTGAGCACGGGGATACAGGGGACAAGGCTtggggatgggagagagaggAACCCCAAGGCCAGGTCACAGCACCTGCGGCCCTTCCTCTGCTGTCACCACACATTCTCTGGAGGGGACTGGGagccaccctcccccaccccggggccagCCCCCACAGCATCTAGGAGTTAACAGAGGTACTCCTGGCCCATCCCCATAGACCCTTGGCCACCAAGAGGGAAGTCCACCACCGGCTTGGCTGCTGTTTCCAGCCAAGTCACCACAACCCTGCTCCTTTGTCCTGCGTTTTATCTTAACAGACTTAGCTGCTTCTCCCTTGATTCTCAATTCCAAGGACATTCCCTAGCAAGCCACTTCCAAGGACCTCCTCCTTGAAGTCCATGTGCTCTGGTTAGAGAGGAAACAGCCCCTGGGACAGATGGGCCTGTGTCAGACTCCACCCTCCTTCCCCAGTAGTGGGCTGCACCAGCTCCCTTGAGCAGCAATCCAGTTTCCGCAGTTCCTCCTGGCGTGTTCCTTCGAGCCTAGGGGTCTCCAGTGCCTGGAGCTTGCCCATCTCTCTGGGTGTAGCAGCATGAAGAATGCCCCGGTAGCTCCCCTGTAGGTGCAGTGATGAGTGGCGCTGGCTGCTGGAGTCGTGGGGAGCTGGCTGACAACCACAGACAGCCCCCCGTGCCTGCCCACCAGGGTGAGACAGTCCAGTGTGGGGAGACAGCCTCCTGGAGGACGCTCCAGCCCCACACCCCCAGATACGCTCTTCTTTGGCTGTTTGCTGGCTTAACACCTCAAAAGAACGTGTTTCAAATTCCAGGAGCCTCCATGTCTCCTGGGAGCCCATTGATAAAGCCCCAAACCTGTCTGGAAGCCCGTTCCCAGTGGGCCCAGCAGTGCCTGGCCGTGCTGAGGATTTCACAGGCATGGCTCCGTGCCCCCAGCAGCCTCCTCCTGTTCCAAGGCTTAGGGTTGTTGACAGTTGCCTGTGGAGTGGCTGAGTAGGCCCTGAATTCAGGCGAGCCTGATTGCAAAGCCCGCAATGCACTCGTGGAGGGGCCTGGGAAAGGCAAAGAGGAGACAGGGCCTGGTGGTCCCCCGCCACACACACCCCTAGGATGTTTCAAAAGACTTCAGAGGCTCCTTTTTTGCTGCCACCATTCTGAGGACAAAGGGAACTTCTCCAGACTGCCCTCCGCAGTCCTGTCCTGACCACTCTGACCCTCGTGTACCTTCCCCTCACTCAGAAGAAGGGGGGGTTCTGGGTGCTGTGGCTCATCGGAAACAGGCTTAGCACCCACAGCACCTTCTTCCACATGGcactcccagcccctcccctgcagggcaTGGTCACCATCCGGCTGGCCTAGCCCCAACCCCTCCCACAGTCAGGCAGGGCACCTGGCCTTTCTTCTCCACCTGGACAGAAGCCCCTCCCTTGTCTGGGCACACACGCAGGTGTTTCTTTTCCTGGTCTCCTGTGCCTTCACTCTGGGCTCCAGGGCTTTCCACACACTCATGCCTCTCAGGGTGTCAGGTGCCTGCTTACTTGCAGCGTCTTGAATACCCTCTCCCTGGACAGTCACCCTATCAGAGGACAAACAGCATGTGGCTGTACGTAGGGCACAGACACCGGCAGCCCTTCTTATGGTCAGGACCACACTTCCTCTCGGCTATCACCATCTCCCATTTGAAGCTCTGCTTTACCACCGCGAGGTGAGTCAGGGATGTGCAGCCTCCTCACCTGGCCACCAGGGCTGGGATGTGTGCCTGCTAGGGGACTGCTGCCTACCTAACAGTCCTCAGAAAGCGGCAGACGTATGAGCAGGGCCCCAGAGCTGGAGTCAGAACCCCACTCTGGCCAAAGCCTGTGCCCTTGCCATGTGCTACCCTGTCCCAAAGGAAGAAGCGCGCACACGTTCACCCCTGGCCTCCAGGCCTCCACAGCTTCCACCTGCCGACAATAAGGCCCCCTTCCTTGCAGGGGTTAATAGAGAACCCCGCGCCTCACCTGCTGGTACCAGACCCCATCCTAGGTGCTAGGACTACCGCCACCGAGAGGCCCCAGCGCCCCCAGACGACGCCCAGGGCGATGGCACCTCCCAGATGCCACGGGAGGTGTCAGCTCCCCTCACCTGTGCTCTTCCCTCCGCAGGGCCCACCGACCTCAGCATGAAAGGCGGGGCCAGCACGGCCTCCAGCACACCCACACCCACGCCCTCCAGCAACAGCACCAGCAGGACCATGCCCGCCGCCCAGCTCAGCCCCACGGAGATCAGTGCTGTGCGGCAGCTCATCGCTGGCTACCGAGAGTCTGCTGCCTTCCTGCTACGCTCCGCGGACGAACTAGAAAACCTCATTTTGCAGCAGAACTGACGCCGCGGCACCCGGAGCGCACTACTCTAGGAAAGGAGGCTGTCCCTGCCCGGCTTCCTGCCTCACCACTTGgtacattttgttttctgaacaaGGTGGGATCCAAGAGAGCTGTTTCTAGCCACACGCCAAGCACCTGCGACTTTGGGCAcaaggacactttttttttttggaatctcaCCACACGGGTGCTCTGACCTGCTTGGAAGAGGCCAATGGGGCAGCTTTGGAAGGGCTGGGGCTCCCCTGACGAGGCGCTGGGGACGCCTGACGAGGCGCTGGGGACGCAGCTCTATTTAGAATCATCTTCGTGGACCCTGATGTTAGAATCCCACCCCCAGATAATTACCTTTCAAGTCTTAGGTGAGCAGAATtgcatatttattgagaaaaacaaagtggaccctttcttcctctccccttagtaatttatttttctgaaaatggatTTTGTGTTTGTACAGATTGCCAGTCTGTGTCTGTCTGATCAGAAGGATGTATCCCTGTGACCTAACATTCCATATCACTACACTGGCGCGGGCTGGGGGCCGGCAGGGCGGGGTGCGgtggggcgggcgcgggcgcgggctgGCCGT
This portion of the Vulpes lagopus strain Blue_001 chromosome 18, ASM1834538v1, whole genome shotgun sequence genome encodes:
- the NOL4L gene encoding nucleolar protein 4-like isoform X4; the protein is MCLPQGQPPKKVLRTKDETSVSSEDFDMNDSTWMSADPHLASSLSPSQDERMRSPQNLHSQEDDDSSSESGSGNGSSTLNPSTSSSTQGDPAFPEMNGNGAVAPMDFTATSEDQPINLCDKLPPGTALSTPSYPSDGCGTDGLRSRVKYGVKTTPESPPYSSGSYDSIKTEVSGCPEDLTVGRAPTADDDDDDHDDHEDNDKMNDSEGMDPERLKAFNMFVRLFVDENLDRMVPISKQPKEKIQAIIESCSRQFPEFQERARKRIRTYLKSCRRMKKNGMEMTRPTPPHLTSAMAENILAAACESETRKAAKRMRLEIYQSSQDEPIALDKQHSRDSAAITHSTYSLPASSYSQDPVYVNGGLNYSYRGYGALGSNLQPPASLQTGNHSNGPTDLSMKGGASTASSTPTPTPSSNSTSRTMPAAQLSPTEISAVRQLIAGYRESAAFLLRSADELENLILQQN
- the NOL4L gene encoding nucleolar protein 4-like isoform X3 — protein: MQDLIIVFNYRPRRPSALASDRNQSPSHFHGAQGEQPSPCCKDETSVSSEDFDMNDSTWMSADPHLASSLSPSQDERMRSPQNLHSQEDDDSSSESGSGNGSSTLNPSTSSSTQGDPAFPEMNGNGAVAPMDFTATSEDQPINLCDKLPPGTALSTPSYPSDGCGTDGLRSRVKYGVKTTPESPPYSSGSYDSIKTEVSGCPEDLTVGRAPTADDDDDDHDDHEDNDKMNDSEGMDPERLKAFNMFVRLFVDENLDRMVPISKQPKEKIQAIIESCSRQFPEFQERARKRIRTYLKSCRRMKKNGMEMTRPTPPHLTSAMAENILAAACESETRKAAKRMRLEIYQSSQDEPIALDKQHSRDSAAITHSTYSLPASSYSQDPVYVNGGLNYSYRGYGALGSNLQPPASLQTGNHSNGPTDLSMKGGASTASSTPTPTPSSNSTSRTMPAAQLSPTEISAVRQLIAGYRESAAFLLRSADELENLILQQN
- the NOL4L gene encoding nucleolar protein 4-like isoform X1, whose amino-acid sequence is MPKPTLLLRGGWERERSPGDSELGRQFRDWCLRTYGDSAKTKTVTRSKYQRIAEVLQGGGGTGAGSGPAAGEKGKFQFWVRSKGFRLGSGREPKMGQVVYVPVKTGSGADGLSEPEGISLKRVAVVEDFFDIIYSMHVESSAEPGKAPKHAGQKKTYRAIAETYAFLPREAVTRFLMSCTECQKRMHFNSNGLEPKENEPPSPLVSGIIDYNMPLTSTYLKQMKLRVMNSQEQDETSVSSEDFDMNDSTWMSADPHLASSLSPSQDERMRSPQNLHSQEDDDSSSESGSGNGSSTLNPSTSSSTQGDPAFPEMNGNGAVAPMDFTATSEDQPINLCDKLPPGTALSTPSYPSDGCGTDGLRSRVKYGVKTTPESPPYSSGSYDSIKTEVSGCPEDLTVGRAPTADDDDDDHDDHEDNDKMNDSEGMDPERLKAFNMFVRLFVDENLDRMVPISKQPKEKIQAIIESCSRQFPEFQERARKRIRTYLKSCRRMKKNGMEMTRPTPPHLTSAMAENILAAACESETRKAAKRMRLEIYQSSQDEPIALDKQHSRDSAAITHSTYSLPASSYSQDPVYVNGGLNYSYRGYGALGSNLQPPASLQTGNHSNGPTDLSMKGGASTASSTPTPTPSSNSTSRTMPAAQLSPTEISAVRQLIAGYRESAAFLLRSADELENLILQQN
- the NOL4L gene encoding nucleolar protein 4-like isoform X2, which codes for MCLPQGQPPKKVLRTKVPRRPSALASDRNQSPSHFHGAQGEQPSPCCKDETSVSSEDFDMNDSTWMSADPHLASSLSPSQDERMRSPQNLHSQEDDDSSSESGSGNGSSTLNPSTSSSTQGDPAFPEMNGNGAVAPMDFTATSEDQPINLCDKLPPGTALSTPSYPSDGCGTDGLRSRVKYGVKTTPESPPYSSGSYDSIKTEVSGCPEDLTVGRAPTADDDDDDHDDHEDNDKMNDSEGMDPERLKAFNMFVRLFVDENLDRMVPISKQPKEKIQAIIESCSRQFPEFQERARKRIRTYLKSCRRMKKNGMEMTRPTPPHLTSAMAENILAAACESETRKAAKRMRLEIYQSSQDEPIALDKQHSRDSAAITHSTYSLPASSYSQDPVYVNGGLNYSYRGYGALGSNLQPPASLQTGNHSNGPTDLSMKGGASTASSTPTPTPSSNSTSRTMPAAQLSPTEISAVRQLIAGYRESAAFLLRSADELENLILQQN
- the NOL4L gene encoding nucleolar protein 4-like isoform X5; protein product: MNDSTWMSADPHLASSLSPSQDERMRSPQNLHSQEDDDSSSESGSGNGSSTLNPSTSSSTQGDPAFPEMNGNGAVAPMDFTATSEDQPINLCDKLPPGTALSTPSYPSDGCGTDGLRSRVKYGVKTTPESPPYSSGSYDSIKTEVSGCPEDLTVGRAPTADDDDDDHDDHEDNDKMNDSEGMDPERLKAFNMFVRLFVDENLDRMVPISKQPKEKIQAIIESCSRQFPEFQERARKRIRTYLKSCRRMKKNGMEMTRPTPPHLTSAMAENILAAACESETRKAAKRMRLEIYQSSQDEPIALDKQHSRDSAAITHSTYSLPASSYSQDPVYVNGGLNYSYRGYGALGSNLQPPASLQTGNHSNGPTDLSMKGGASTASSTPTPTPSSNSTSRTMPAAQLSPTEISAVRQLIAGYRESAAFLLRSADELENLILQQN